The DNA region GCGTGAATCTGGTTCAGATGGAAGTCTTTAaactgtgtttctctgcaggttgATTATTAAGTTTCTGCAGCATTAGTCTGAACTTCTTTCTCTCTGGTTCTTTGTGTTGATCATCGCTGAAGATGGTCCTGCGGTGAAGGACAGCGACCGGAGACATGGACAAACCCCGActccgtgtgtttgtgtgtgtgatgaatgtAGGCCTATGTGTGGTTTCATTTGTCTGCTCCAaccaacaaaaactaaatatttcaaaCCATGTGATCACAAAAGTCGTTcctcatcactttaaataatcTGCAGTGTTTTAGTCTGAATTTTTACCTTAAACATTATATGCCATTTTTAAGAGGTAAAAATGAATGTAGGCTACAGAAAATCCTTACAGGTCACTGGTGGACTCGCTATAGTTTTGCCATTTTGCTCACTTTAATATGGGCATCACTAACACGTTACAATCTCTGAAGGACAATTATGAATATTGTAATTTACGATTTATGCAGAGTCCCTGCAGCAGACTGTAGCCATAGAATAATCTTTCATTTatgttgtaaaatgtataatttaatgCTCCTATGTTCAGACTGCATGCATTTGAATATGTTCATATTGGGCATGTTCTCTTTCATATAGCCTGAAACACTGTAactatgtatatttatgtttttcaccAGATTATTACCATAATGACGCTATATGTTTATGCACAACACAATTCAGATACAAAACTTATATCACAAGGATGTGGTAAAAGCACTGTACTTCCATATATAAAGCATCAAAATGTGCAATTTACAATATACATTACTTATAAAcattataattgtatatattggTATCTGCTGTAAGTGCTGCtccttgacaaaaacaaacatgtataatatttatatatatatatatatatattacagtcaATTAATGAAGACAAAAGGTAAAACATCAGTTCCTTCACGTGGGTTTAATGTATCTGAGATCAATAAATAGTTATTCAAGAGAAGATATAAAAACATGCAAGTTAATGAATCAAAATGTTGTGATGTCAGTAGGACATAGTTGGTCTGAAAGCAGAACTTTACTCCATTTCAATATTATGTGTTAGCGTGCTTTACTTTTTTAATACTGTTATAGCATCATGATTGATATAACTTCACGTTTACATATTTCACTTTACCGCGATCTGGATAACATCTCTCCAAGACAATATTAGAATGACGTAATCCAGATTGCAGTCAACTAAGAAATAATTTTTTCAAGAATGCAGATCAAAAATCAATCAGATGCCACTCCTGGATTTACTCAATTACAATCTGTTCAAAACATAAATCATTATTATGGAATCACAATCAAGTTAAAATCAAGGctaaacatgtttctttttgagGTATTAGAGCAGAGTACTGTAAACAAAGTAAGTGTATGGCACAATCAGTCAAATATTAGTGATGAGTGGATGTTTTTCTGATGATCTGATGGCTCGTCAGCAGATTCCCAAAAGTGTTCTGTACTCATGTTTGATGCAGCTGTAGATGGGATGGTAGAAGCGCCTGTCTGACGCCATGAGGTCGGTGACGATCTCAGTGTGGTCAACTCTGGGCAGCAGGTAGAGCGACACCTTTATGGACAGCGAGGTGAGGAGATCGGAGAACTTTATGGAAGACTCAACAGGAACGATAATGTCATTGGTCCCGTGGAGCAAAGCGAACGGAGGCACTCTGTCAGAAATGAAAACAAGAGAAGATTGTGGGTGAAAAATAAGTTGTATTTAAAATTTCATAAACGTCATTTTATTTGGGGATTTTTGTGTCACCTGTCCAGTTTGTCCTGGCTTAACGCCTTCAGTAACTGTGTTGGCGAGTAGTACGGGAAGTTCTCCACTCCATTCATGGCTTTGTGCATGGTGGAGACATATTCCACTCCTCGATTCTGCTCGTGCTCATAATGATCCATGATGTTGTACACGCCGCTCAGACCTGTCAGGGAAATATGACAGATTAACTAAAAagatacacaaacataaagttGAGTTTACTTAAGCATAAAACTTGATTGCAACTGTGACCGATGCCCACAAGAATCCTTACAAATAATCCCTCTTATCGCCAGTGTAACGTCCCTCTGCTTGCCGGCCTCTATGAAAAGCTCCTCTCTTGCATCAATGAGGAACAGTGAGGTCAGTGCACACAAATGTGCACCCGCCGAATGGCCAATTAATACTATGTTGTcctttaaaagagagaaaaacaagacaacatGTGTAATGACAAATAATCTACCGTGAACACCGGGTCAATGTGGATCAGTACTGTCCGAAAAAAACATCATTATCTTAAATTGTTAATGAATCAGAAACAGATTTGATATTTTGGTTCAGTGCTGCTCAAACTGAAAACTGAGTTTAAAGTTCCCATGAAATTGCTTTGAGGTTTTTGAGGTTCTCCATGCTTGGATAAAAAGGGATCTTGGGAAATTGGAAAGGATTCAGGAAATTTCCAAAGAACACTTGAAGATATTTCTTACTTTGTCAAAGTTGAACTTGTGTCCACTCTCTTGGGCCCAAACCAAGCAGTCAGCAATATCTTGGATCATCCCTAAAACGTTCCCCTGGCAATCAGATGAAACCAGCAGTCAGTTCAGATACCACAGAAACATGTATAACCGTTTGGGTAACTGCAGTACAATTCTTACCTTCACAGAGTTCATATTCCACACTCTACAGTTGTGCTTTAATCCAGTAAGTCTACCGTGTGTTGTTCTAAAGCTCTTACCTTTGGATAGGTGAAGTAATCAGGACAAATGACAGTTGCACTCAGTTCTTCAGCCATCTTCCTGGCCAGCAAACAGTAAATGGATCTATCTCCGGAGCCCCACCCACCTCCGAAGATGAAAACCACCAGCGGTGCAGGCGCATCTTTGGAGCTGCACGCGTTCGGAGGGTGGTACAAGTCAAGCTTGTTGCTTCGCCGACCAAATGTAATGCCCTTTGTGTCCAGACAGACAAAACTGTGAGCTTTGACACAATTGTTTAGGTATTGTATAACAAATTTCCCAGAGATCCACGTCGAGTCAAGTGGGGAATTTTGAGACAAACATAACAGGatgtttatttcatttcagatatttactaaaatgtcttttttctaaCGTCAACACACCTTCTCATAATGCTTACGGTTTTCGTCATTCTTGTACCATGACTTCCACTGAAAGTAAAGTCTCCCATATTGCAGATATTTGAGTGTTTCCAGGACAGCTCTGGTCAAACAGTATATTCGCCTGATGAAGAGGTCAAACATGAAAACTGGTATTAATGACTGACTCTTCTTAATGCGTAAAAACACAGGAACTGATCTACAGTATTGTACAAGTTACCTTGGTTTTAGAGCTTCGATGTACTTCTTATATCCAGGCTTGTTGGGCCAGCCGTAAATCCACTGAGCAGCTAGAGAGATGGAGTATGGGAGGCCCACCAACAGGACACCCACCGACACAGGCAGTGACATGTGATTTTTTAACCCCGACCTTCAcaagtaaaaacatatattaaaatgtaactcTTACAAAGTAATATCACCCAATTTCCTTCAAAAATGTTGTATTAGAGAGGCTCTTACATGTTGTGGTTCAATCTGTCGCACCTACAAAGAAGAAGAGATAAACCGATCATTTAGTATATTTGTTATCAGACACACAACAGTGCAATTTTTGTTAAGtgtaaaatgttcagttttgaACTACTGGCTTAACTATTTAGTAAATCATTTATTAGTAGTGTTTTAGATCAAGTATAAGCTATTGATATATGCACATTTTGTGTTGGCAGGTTTTGTTCATGCTTTTTTAGTTCATCAGGTAAacgtttgacctctgaccttttaGAAAGAAAATGCTGCAGAGCATCTGGACCAAAATCAATTGGATAACATTTATAATTACAGATgaattactgttttttttgctgttgGCCAAATAGAAAGTGAGACCTCTGAAAGCCTTATTATTGCTGACTTAATAACATGTATTACTGTTTGAATGATGGTTAATTATTGATTGATCAAAGACACTTGTTACCCTTTATTAATGACCACCTagagaaatgttttcacaatCTGTCAACCCaaactgtttttaatgaatGGCTTATGAGCATTTTTGAATGGtatataaatcattaataacgccatcatatactgtataaaaccTTATTAACTAAGAAAGTGGTACTCAGTTGTCTTTACATGCGTACCAGGGCGCCCTCTAGAGGGACTTTATACAACAACAGCTGCTTGTTAAAAGCTTCATCAGTGATGCGTCTACTCAAGAATAACACAAGCATCACACAATCCTTTATAAAGTCTACCACATATACATGAAACAGTGatattagctagctagctatgaATTACAGTGAGGCTACAGTTGTATCAAAGCAAACATATGCTGTGGTCACCCGGTGTACAGCTAAATTAGCTCTTACAGTTTGAACActgtacaaaacaaacagaacaatagTTGAAGTAAAACAAGCTGAACTATCAGTTAAGTTTTCGTAACGTTGACGCCAGATGGTTTTTGTAGCTTAATGTATTATTTGCTTCGTAAAACAAAGGAAAGGTCAGGAAAACACCGGGAGCCAGTGTAAACATACCGAAATCATTTGTAGCGCCTAATCCCGCAGCCCAGGTACCTGGTTAATGTGGTttgatattaaatgtgttgactCGGATGAACCGATGTGCTGGAAGATAACCTGAACCTGACTGTCCTCCAAAAACCTGTGTCGGCCTCCGCAAAGATTAATACGGTTTAAGAGAGCTTCTCATACTCTCCTTAACTTCCGTTTTGGTATGGAAAATTATAGAGCTTCCGGTGTTGGTCAGGGGGGGGGGTCGCCGTATAGCTGCTAACATAGAGATTATAATTCACAGGTATAGTCACTCtatttatgtattgttttgAGTACACGCAGAGGTGCCCACATTAATGCAGTTTTAATATAGCGGGGGAGCTGACTGTAACTTGGTGAAAATACAGATTTCTATCTTGTGGTACTTAACATCTCTGCTCTCATACCCCGGAAATACATACTAAAGAATACGCCCCTTTTATGTAAATCGCAGAAATCGGTTGTTTGTCATATTCCCTTTGTTTAACAAAAAATTGAGAACAGtcatttgacaaaaacaaaacactttactttcttttaaTGGAGCTTTTAACTCCATCTCACAGTTTCCCCCTAGCAGATAGACTTTGTTGCGTTGTCATGGATATAGCTCAGTAGTTACCTGTCAGGTCACATTATGACAGCTGAGTAAACTCCACCCGCTGATGAAGACCGTGGGAGATGGCTGAAAgctaagaaaaaaagaaaaaccgtATTGAAAGTCCCtgctaaattacatttatgttaaaTTCCAATGAGTAAGTGGACCTTTTAAACAGTCTTATTGGGATAATGCATAATAGATTGATTAATGTGAAATTGTATTACTCTAAAGGACCACTAATGTGTCTAACATGATATTGATTAATATTGAATTACTATTCGTTGGCATGCAGTAGCAACTTAAAGGTTTCCATCAATTGTATGAACCAGCTGAAGTCTCTGTTTTTTTCCACACACAATCATAGTCAATTATTTACCCCTCCAGCTTCTTGTTTTACCAATgactaaaacaataattatcTATGTAACAAAGCTCTCAGGCCTCAGGTCACAGTTTGTTAGAggtaagaccttctttgactctgtggtggcatcagccatttcttatggagtggtctgctggggcagcagcatctcggctgctgacaggaagagactgaacagactggtgaagaaggccagctctgtcctggggagccctgtggacactgtggaggtggtgggagacaggagaatgacggccaagctgtcctctctattggacaacatgtcccaccccctcacGGAGAGATATTGTAGGTTCTTTCTTCCtacagcggtcagactgtacaatcaccacggcctcTGGTAGACCACCGCACCaaaacagactattccaccactgttgtgcaatcatcactgccatgtgcaatattcacttttacaacttttatcaaCCATTGTGTACttgtatattacatttactctcttttattctatttaattattgtgtactcgccactttactttcttgttcttttgctgtaataAGGtcaatttccccgttgtgggactaataaaggatttctgattctgataagtTCCTTATAGGaccatatatgtgtgtgtgtcatgctaaACCATAACATTATGTTCAGGGTCATGCTCAGCAACAAATTAATGTGTGGGCAGGGATAGAACTACGAAGCCTGAACCACAGCCGGCCCTAAACACTGATAAACTGTACGTTGTAATTAGACCTGAACTTTAAAGAGACGTGAGACTTACACTTATCAAGACTAAAACATTTCAGCTCTGTTGGTGAACTAGCATGTGAGTGTTATCATGTGGCATATAATTATTAAATAGTACAATgtcatgaaaaacaataaattacaGTACAGCAATGTAAAATCTaactaaataaacacataacaaTTCAAACAAGTCAATATACAGTTCTCACAATAAATACGATAAAGCACAATGAATATACCATGTAAACATAAAGGAGACTTAACAGAAAGTAATTAAACAATGTAATATAAGAAATagatcaaattaaatattgaataaaatagCATGCACTACAAATgacacagtgaaataaaatataacaacacGAGTTACATCTGATTAAAGTATATAAAAGGGGActtgaaaaacaataaatcagagTATAAgaatttcaaattaaacaaattgaactcaataaaaaacaaaattaaaataagtcaacaaaCTGTTTTCATAATACATCCAATAAAGTACAATGAATataccatttaaaaataaaggaaactTAACAGAAAGTAATTAAACAATGTAATATAAGAAATAGATCGAATCAAATATTAATTAGAATTCATTAGAATTGCTTgcaatacaaatgaaacaaagaaataaagcagAGTATAAATCAGAGTACAagaatttcaaattaaaaactttaACTCGAACTCAAAGTTAGGTTTGTCAATATACAGTTTTTACTATAAATGCTCTAAAGTACAATTAATataccatacagtacaataTACATGTGCAATATATACCATAAAACAGGGCTCTTCAACATTTCTCAGGTCAAGGACGCCCAAACTGATTTTATagatattttacttttctttagttttgtcAGATCACCTAAAATGATCTCCCTGTATCCCTCAACACTGCTTCATCCTACATCTAATCTGTACCTTGTTGTCAAGTCTTGTGTTCTTGTACAAGAACATGAGACAAAGTGGTGCACACTGTTACTGCTCACAGTGGCAACCAGCTCAAGTactcgtggctgtgcctgcctTAGGTTGTCCCGAGGTTTAGCAGGGGGATCTTACCCGTCATGGGCCAACCAGTCTTCCATACTTGCCTGtttttttaaccctttgataCTCAACATGATTCCAAAGAGACCCAagtgagttttaattgtaaatatatttgcaataaattactttaatcaaGTCAATATACAGTTTTcacaataaatgcaataaaGTACAATGAATTTAccatgtaaaaataaacagcagaaaataaacCATCAAATATAATgtgaataaattacattaaaatggcaaaaatagtaattaaacaatataatgtaaaacaaatagatCATAATAACACTTCCCAACTAATTATTTTGGACACTTTAAGTATATTAGCTGGTAATACTTTTACCTAAGTAAAACCTTGAATACAATATTTTTAGGTCTACTTGTAACGGAGAAATTCTAATAGTGTTGTATTCTATCTTTTACATTAATAATTTATCAGTTACTTCCACCCCTGAGCAAGGTTGGGCAGAAATATGTCATGAATGTTAAAGTCTGTTGCTCAACTGCTTCATGTCATCCTGATATCATATCAGGAAGATGGATGCAGAAAGCAGTCACATCAAATACCAAAGCCCAATTCATAAAATCAAAAAGATAGCGTAAAGGAAAatagctctctccctctctctcaattcaattcaaaggggctttattggcatgaaggTTTCAAGAAACAGTGTTGCCAaagcattaaaatacaaaagtacacactaataataataataataaaatcattatAAAAACGCAAAAACATCCGATGTTGTGCTCGTTAACTGGCTAATAAAATGTCACAagtcaatttaaaaaaggaacataGTAAGTCCTTACACattaggtaaaaaaaaaagaaatgttacaaGATTGCAAGTTACAAAATGATCTAAATTGAACCAAAACAGCCCGTAATACAGTTTACTGCAAAGGAAAAAAGTCCCGGTCACACGCAGTAGCTTTGTGGTGGTTCAACAAGTGTGCTTCTTGAAATACCTTCCTGCTCTTTAGTTAGGGCATTTGTAAATTAGtctgttttttagtttttagtttctgGAGTTTCCTGAGGTGTGAATGAAGAAGCTCCTGAGTTCAACATTCTCCTTAAGTATAAGTATTAGCATCGAAATCTACTTAGtgctaaagtaaaagtactccttatgcagaatggcccatttcatcagtgataaacattatattattgcattataattattgacACATTAATATGTAAGTCTCACTaatattgcagctggtaaaggtggagaaTCCGGATTGTAAATACACTGTggtatttctatttaaataatctgattctaaatacttcttccgccactttatattatttttttggtttgtttgtttttcgtAAAATCATTACTTGCATAGTAGCAAAACAACAGTTGACTGTAAAGCGGAATGGAAAGCTCGCGCGCTTCCACTGTCGGAACTTGACAGTGTGACAAGCCAGCGGaagtaaacaacacaaacagtgatcGCTTCAGCTGCATGGACGTGTTGAATTCATTAGCTGCAAGACGAGTAGTCGTAGTGCAGAtaaagcaacaatgtcttcagtggTGTAtttgagagagtttgtcaacgagagactatctgctgctgctgaagaaatattcggagTTTTTGAAAAAACTATCTTCGAGTACGAAGAAGAGATCGATCGACAACGAAGACTGTTGGATGTTGTTTGGAAACCTGAAATACAGTTACTCAGCAGAGGTGTGTACAACCTGAATGGTCTTTAAAAAGTTAACAATGTAATACGAcctgtatataatactaatgCTTTAAACACAGGTTGTATGTTTCTGCTCAGAAGTCTGTTTTTCTACCATCACAGTACTAACTTATTATTTTAGATACACAAAGGTGAGAAGCCATTTTCTTGCAAAACGTGGGAAAGATTTCAGACTCAACAATGACAACAATCACACAGGTGAAAACCCGTATATCTGCAAGACCTGCGGGAAAAGCTTCATTGAGATGTCAACATTGAGAAGGCATATGAGAATCCACACGGGTGAGAAACCGTATATTTGTAAAGTATGTGGGAAAGATTTCAGACGTAGCGATGATTTGATGGTCCACATGAGAAGAGCCCACACTGATGAGAAGCCGTAACTTTGAATCGGAAAGTTATAAAGTTGTGCATACAGACAAGTAGTTTTCTATTTGAAACTAAAGTGGGGAggcacatgaatgcagcacttgGGAGAAAAGTAAATCATTGTGTAACATTCAACGTAAAATAGAGGTCACATATGTTATTGTATTGAAGTCATATATGTTAGAAACATATTCTTAATAAcgccacaaagtcaggattcaaatcaaatacaagTCTTGATCAATATTCTTATAAGAAGAAGCcgagttttatttcataatcaGCTCAGGTCCCAGACATGCTAATTCACTCGACTCCGCTATCAGACATGGCTGAGGAACTGTTCTTTAGAAAGAGCAggtcctgtcccctgctgtgctttaACACTCCTTTGTTAACCATGTctttgtctcctgtctcctgctgtgctcTACACTCAGTATTATAATCAGTATTATAATCAGTATAACCTGTGTTTTCCTATTATACATCATCAACAGTGCATTCAAGTTTTCTTAAATTAACCTGTTAACTCCTACATGACTATATTTCTCAGTGAGTGAACTTCCTATAAATGTTTGACTTGTTAAATTAATATTctttaaagatatatttttataaactaCCTCGGTTATATGAGTGGATTGTGAACTCTGATGTTGAAGCTGAGAAACCCTCTCTACTGGTGGGGTCACTTATCTTGTCTTGTTGTTATCCTGCCAACCAGTCTTTTTATCTGCAGTATTAGTcattttatatacaatatatttctttatctaTTGTGATTTTTTCCCCCCTGCATATATTGTTCTATTACTGGATATACGGTACTGTATTGTTTTGGGCTTTCCAGACATATTGTAGAGGATGTGCTACTTGGTGCTGTCAATGcattttattaacaataaaacaatttttaaaTGCCAGTTATTCAGACTGATTGGATGAGTATCTTAACTACAAGCAATAACAACCCAATTGGTTGTAATACATACCATAATTGGTGCCTAAAGGAACATGGGCAACACAATGGTGTTTCTTGATCTCATGTTATTCTAACATTAAGACTTTGTAATTCAATTAAAGTCAGGTACGAAGGTCAGGGATAGAAAAGAAGTATACAAACAGGACAATACATAATAAAGAAACAGTGACCACAAAGCAGATACAGTCCACAACTGTGAAATGGGGAAAATAGGATGAACATAAATATCAGAAAGACATGGAGCATGGCGTGAAAGGCAGAGGAGAAATAATTCAGGATTATCATCCACACACAtgaaacaatcacacacacacacaactggaaCCAAAATCATTCACGCATTAAAatcactcacatacacatgtgaaacgctgaGTTCAGTAGTGTGTTACAGTTAAAAATGAAGGCCTTCTTGTCACATGAATAGTATGAAAGCATTTCACATGTGGATATGACTGCGtttcatatctgtgtgtgagagtgtttcatatgtgtgtgtgagtgtttcatatgtgtatgtgaatgGTATTTCTGAATATTATCCTCATATAGATGAGTGTTTTACTTTCTGAGAGACACACTGGCCTAATAAAAAGGATCTAGACCGAAAATGTCGCAGTAACGGACTAGTTCCAGAAGGGAACAGCAATGCAACATAGCAGATGCCGTAAAaccctgaagaagaagaagaagaagaagaagaagaagaagaagaagaagaagaagaagaagaagaagaagaagaagaagaagaagaagaagaagaagaagaagaagaagaagaagaagaagaagaagaagaagaagaagaagaagaagaagaagaagaagaagaagaagaagaagaagaagaagaagaagaagaagaagaagaagaagaagaaaataaaggcTGGTGTATGGAATAATCTGAAATACGAGTTTGTAGTTGCAGTGCGTATGcttgtttaatttataattaggcaacaatgtcttcagttcagtatttgagagagtttgtcaacgagagactatctgctgctgctgaagaaatattcagagTTTTTGAAAAGACTATCGTCGAGTACGAAAAAGAGATCGATCGACAGCGAAGACTGTTGGATGTTGTTTGGAAAACctgaaataaagttacacaggataggtgTGTTACTcttaataacattttttttagagGAATTGAATTTATACATAATTAGAAATTGCTCAATGCTCGCATGTCTGCTTTTTATTCTTTACCATCACAGTAGTAACTTATTCTTTCTGTTCtgtgtccctccagagctcccacagcaacatgtctgtgagcagcaggaggtgctcactgaccagcagctctgtattcaggagaggaactccagtctggaccaagaggacccagagcctccacagattaaagaggaacaggaggaactctgcaccagtcaggagggagagcagcttgtactaaAGCAGGAGACTGATGACTTTATGGTGACTCCTACTACTGAGCAAAGTGACCACAGTGAAGATCAAACTCTGTACTTCAATCCTGTTGACACTCTAAATGCATCAGAGTCTGTAGGCAACGTACAATTTACAAGCTATATGGTATCAGAACAAAACAGTGaccagcagctcctctctcacaactctcatcAGAAAGATCCGAAAGTAGGCAAGCATGTAGACTCAGGCTCAAATAGAAATGCAGAGCCAAACTCACAGAACAGACATCACCAAAGCAACAGTCACATTAACAATGTACATAACCCTACCATGTCAAAGATTCACCATAATACTCAAACAGGTAAAACGTATTTCCAATGTGACACTTGTGGAAAGGCTTTTAAGTATCAGTCAAGCTTGATCCCGCACCTGAGAACTCActcaggtgagaagccatactCTTGCAACACCTGTGGGAAAAGATTCAGTCAGAAATCCTCATTGAACACTCATGTAAGAATTCATACAGGGGAGAAACCATTTACTTGCAATACATGTGGGAAAAAATTCAGTCAGACATCAGCATTGAACGCTCATTTAACAATCCATACAGGGGAGAAATCACATACTTGCAATACATGTGGTAAAGATTTCAGACTGATTCGTGACTTGGCAGTccacatgagaatccacacgGGTGAGAAGCCATTTAATTGCGTAATatgtgggaaagctttcagACTCAGTGGTGACCTGACAGTTCATATGACTAATATACACTGGAGAGAGGCTGTAACTTTGCAAGATTTGCGGGACAATTGACTCGTATGTATTGGATTTGGCGAAGCATATAAGATACATGTactgcatacacacatttgCGCTTACATCCAGGTTTTTTAAACCAGGAAATCCCGTTAAAAATGGGCGATAGACTCCTTTGTTATTGCCAGTGGATGAGTATGCCTTTGTTATTTTTCTGATGTGTCAAGGTGCACTTGAAGCAGGGTTAGTAAACAGTAGAAGGCAGAGTTGGTGATTATTGGAACAGTTGAATGactaacaaaaacatgtttaatgagttttattttgtttctgttacgtttgaataaagtgtgttttacgaCAAACAGGCAAGGTACAATGACTGTTTCTgttaatggagtctggtggctttgtgCACAGGAGTGTTTTGTAGGTTAGGGTTAAGAACTCACATCATGGCAACTGAGCTATTGTTCTCGATTTCCCAGGATCCTCTCTGGGTGTGAAAGCCCTATATCACTCGCTGTGTCCTGCATTTGGAAGAGGTCTAAACTTTGTCTGAAGAGTCAATGTACAGTAGC from Cottoperca gobio chromosome 9, fCotGob3.1, whole genome shotgun sequence includes:
- the LOC115013972 gene encoding zinc finger protein 271-like isoform X1; the protein is MSSVVYLREFVNERLSAAAEEIFGVFEKTIFEYEEEIDRQRRLLDVVWKPEIQLLSRGENPYICKTCGKSFIEMSTLRRHMRIHTELPQQHVCEQQEVLTDQQLCIQERNSSLDQEDPEPPQIKEEQEELCTSQEGEQLVLKQETDDFMVTPTTEQSDHSEDQTLYFNPVDTLNASESVGNVQFTSYMVSEQNSDQQLLSHNSHQKDPKVGKHVDSGSNRNAEPNSQNRHHQSNSHINNVHNPTMSKIHHNTQTGKTYFQCDTCGKAFKYQSSLIPHLRTHSGEKPYSCNTCGKRFSQKSSLNTHVRIHTGEKPFTCNTCGKKFSQTSALNAHLTIHTGEKSHTCNTCGKDFRLIRDLAVHMRIHTGEKPFNCVICGKAFRLSGDLTVHMTNIHWREAVTLQDLRDN
- the LOC115013972 gene encoding zinc finger protein 37-like isoform X2 yields the protein MSSVVYLREFVNERLSAAAEEIFGVFEKTIFEYEEEIDRQRRLLDVVWKPEIQLLSRELPQQHVCEQQEVLTDQQLCIQERNSSLDQEDPEPPQIKEEQEELCTSQEGEQLVLKQETDDFMVTPTTEQSDHSEDQTLYFNPVDTLNASESVGNVQFTSYMVSEQNSDQQLLSHNSHQKDPKVGKHVDSGSNRNAEPNSQNRHHQSNSHINNVHNPTMSKIHHNTQTGKTYFQCDTCGKAFKYQSSLIPHLRTHSGEKPYSCNTCGKRFSQKSSLNTHVRIHTGEKPFTCNTCGKKFSQTSALNAHLTIHTGEKSHTCNTCGKDFRLIRDLAVHMRIHTGEKPFNCVICGKAFRLSGDLTVHMTNIHWREAVTLQDLRDN
- the LOC115013973 gene encoding probable isoprenylcysteine alpha-carbonyl methylesterase ICME, whose product is MSGLKNHMSLPVSVGVLLVGLPYSISLAAQWIYGWPNKPGYKKYIEALKPRRIYCLTRAVLETLKYLQYGRLYFQWKSWYKNDENRKHYEKGITFGRRSNKLDLYHPPNACSSKDAPAPLVVFIFGGGWGSGDRSIYCLLARKMAEELSATVICPDYFTYPKGNVLGMIQDIADCLVWAQESGHKFNFDKDNIVLIGHSAGAHLCALTSLFLIDAREELFIEAGKQRDVTLAIRGIICLSGVYNIMDHYEHEQNRGVEYVSTMHKAMNGVENFPYYSPTQLLKALSQDKLDRVPPFALLHGTNDIIVPVESSIKFSDLLTSLSIKVSLYLLPRVDHTEIVTDLMASDRRFYHPIYSCIKHEYRTLLGIC